A window from Cryobacterium sp. PAMC25264 encodes these proteins:
- a CDS encoding ABC transporter substrate-binding protein: protein MNKKARRTAVALVTGVVSIGMLLSGCTPSSSDNASPETISQDDIDKAMTTPTKLTFWTWVPDIENEVKLFEEKYPDIDVTVENVGQGLPHYQKLRSAIEAGEGAPDVAQIEYQYIPSFVLNDSLLDLTAYGADDLSGDYVDWAWNQVSPDTEVWAIPQDVGPMGNLYRNDILSQAGITDPPATWDDYAAAAKTVKDSTGSYISNLGATQAGQMIGFLWQAGVKPFGYDGKETVTIDVNSDEAKKVADYWTNLIQQDLISTDVDFQDQWYQGLASGKYAGWLTAAWGPIFLQGTAEGTSGAWRAAPLPQWNEGDNVSGNWGGSSDAVLASSKNKIAAYELATFINNDEASAMKLATEQFLFPPQVSVLEDPAFVDQESEFYGGQKVNQLFAEISQTVDTDFQWLPYMDYVYSTYEETMGTVIAAKGDIAQALDTWQDQLVTYATDQGFTVK, encoded by the coding sequence ATGAACAAGAAGGCACGGAGAACAGCAGTGGCGCTGGTGACCGGCGTCGTGTCGATCGGGATGCTCCTGAGCGGGTGCACGCCGAGTTCCAGCGATAACGCCTCCCCGGAGACGATCAGCCAGGACGACATCGACAAGGCGATGACCACGCCCACGAAGCTCACGTTCTGGACGTGGGTGCCCGACATCGAAAACGAGGTGAAGCTCTTCGAAGAGAAGTACCCCGACATCGACGTCACGGTCGAGAACGTCGGCCAGGGGCTCCCGCACTACCAGAAGCTCCGCAGCGCCATCGAGGCCGGCGAAGGCGCACCCGATGTCGCACAGATCGAATACCAGTACATCCCGTCGTTCGTGCTGAACGATTCGCTGCTGGACCTGACCGCCTATGGAGCCGACGACCTCTCCGGCGACTACGTCGACTGGGCCTGGAACCAGGTGTCACCGGACACCGAGGTCTGGGCGATCCCGCAGGATGTCGGGCCGATGGGCAACCTCTACCGCAACGACATCCTCAGCCAGGCCGGAATCACCGACCCTCCCGCGACCTGGGACGACTACGCGGCCGCCGCCAAGACCGTCAAGGACTCGACCGGCAGCTACATCTCGAACCTCGGCGCCACCCAGGCGGGCCAGATGATCGGCTTCCTCTGGCAGGCCGGCGTCAAGCCGTTCGGGTACGACGGTAAGGAGACCGTGACCATCGACGTGAACAGCGACGAGGCCAAGAAGGTCGCGGACTACTGGACCAACCTGATCCAGCAGGACCTGATCTCCACCGACGTCGACTTCCAGGACCAGTGGTACCAGGGCCTGGCCAGCGGCAAGTACGCGGGCTGGCTCACCGCCGCGTGGGGTCCGATCTTCCTGCAGGGCACGGCCGAGGGCACGTCGGGCGCCTGGCGCGCGGCTCCGCTGCCGCAGTGGAATGAGGGCGACAACGTCTCGGGCAACTGGGGAGGTTCGTCCGACGCTGTGCTCGCATCCAGCAAGAACAAGATCGCCGCGTACGAGCTCGCCACGTTCATCAACAACGACGAGGCCTCGGCCATGAAGCTGGCGACCGAACAGTTCCTGTTCCCGCCGCAGGTGTCGGTGCTGGAGGACCCGGCGTTCGTCGACCAGGAGTCGGAGTTCTACGGCGGCCAGAAGGTGAACCAGCTGTTCGCCGAGATCTCGCAGACCGTCGACACCGACTTCCAGTGGCTGCCCTACATGGACTACGTGTACTCCACCTACGAGGAGACCATGGGCACCGTGATCGCCGCCAAGGGCGACATTGCCCAGGCGCTGGACACCTGGCAGGACCAGCTGGTGACCTACGCGACGGACCAGGGCTTCACCGTGAAGTGA
- a CDS encoding carbohydrate ABC transporter permease yields the protein MSHSPALTAERPAGPPLPKRPTSPAKRTQRRAAYLFLLPFFVVFLSMLVVPLVYAGYLSLFESKLIGGEAFAGLANYARALTDPAFLEGLGRVGLFFIIQVPIMLGLALFFALALDSARAHGSKGIRLLIYMPYAVPAVVATLMWGYLYGPDFGPIAQISRAVGLGTPDFLSPESILGSMMNIVTWEFVGYNMIIMYAALRSIPGELYEAAEIDGAGQFRLAWSVKIPAIRPALMLTLIFSVIGSFQLFAEPSLLNAIAPDAITNSFTPNYYAYNLAFINQELNFAAAIAFLLGIVIAIVSYFVQLGGERSERRERALS from the coding sequence ATGTCGCACTCCCCCGCGCTCACCGCCGAGCGCCCCGCCGGTCCGCCGCTGCCGAAACGTCCGACCAGCCCCGCCAAGCGCACGCAACGCCGCGCGGCGTACCTGTTCCTGCTGCCATTCTTCGTCGTGTTCCTCTCGATGCTTGTCGTGCCCCTCGTCTACGCGGGCTACCTCAGCCTGTTCGAGAGCAAACTGATCGGTGGGGAGGCCTTCGCGGGCCTGGCCAACTACGCCCGCGCCCTCACCGATCCCGCATTCCTGGAAGGCCTCGGCCGGGTCGGCCTGTTCTTCATCATCCAGGTGCCCATCATGCTCGGCCTGGCCCTGTTCTTCGCCCTGGCGCTGGACAGCGCCCGCGCCCACGGGTCCAAGGGGATCAGGCTGCTGATCTACATGCCGTACGCCGTACCGGCGGTCGTCGCGACCCTGATGTGGGGCTACCTGTACGGACCGGACTTCGGCCCGATCGCGCAGATCTCCCGGGCGGTCGGGCTGGGAACGCCGGACTTCCTCTCACCGGAGTCGATCCTCGGCTCCATGATGAACATCGTCACGTGGGAATTCGTCGGCTACAACATGATCATCATGTACGCGGCCCTCCGATCCATTCCCGGTGAACTCTATGAGGCCGCCGAGATCGACGGTGCCGGCCAGTTCCGGCTGGCCTGGAGCGTCAAAATCCCGGCGATCAGGCCGGCGCTCATGCTGACCTTGATCTTCTCGGTGATCGGCTCCTTCCAGCTCTTCGCTGAACCGAGCCTGCTGAACGCCATCGCCCCCGACGCGATCACGAACTCCTTCACCCCGAACTACTACGCGTACAACCTCGCGTTCATCAACCAGGAACTGAACTTCGCCGCGGCCATCGCGTTCCTGCTCGGAATCGTGATCGCGATCGTGTCGTACTTCGTCCAACTCGGCGGGGAACGCAGCGAACGACGAGAGAGGGCGCTGTCATGA